A single Lactuca sativa cultivar Salinas chromosome 8, Lsat_Salinas_v11, whole genome shotgun sequence DNA region contains:
- the LOC111921173 gene encoding uncharacterized protein LOC111921173 — protein MATKLQQLRQMISGVPRVVQPILEASPTSHRILRFAPVIAGIEVPKCFKTPSMKLYDGTKDPEEHITQYRERMEIIPILGHLKEACLCKGFGSTLTGSALKWLLTRIIEKITSDLYRVVQYPKEKLMDFVNRFGREALSIPKINMATAVEAFKMGLRKDSPFYEDLVMTPCKRLDEVRCRALRFIRFEEDREIQKRSNPSDQYENPNRKPESSTQRSYKSKPYSKPVHHRVNALKDGGEEEELPKITDYCFSVDVSGVIHVMQDLGDKARWPKRDSKSTTWKDKSKWCAYHEDFCHMTEDCISLRKEINYLLSKGHLKEILMRKRETSKENSQDDHKIRKKPGSPPSDARTINVILGRSNICGPSYFQAKRHTKVSKTKKEDIPQKNTMISIITMTDS, from the exons ATGGCCACGAAACTCCAGCAATTAAGACAAATGATCTCCGGTGTACCCAGAGTGGTCCAACCAATACTAGAAGCATCTCCTACAAGCCACAGGATCTTGAGATTTGCTCCCGTGATAGCCGGTATCGAAGTCCCTAAGTGCTTCAAAACTCCTAGCATGAAGCTATATGATGGAACCAAAGATCCTGAAGAGCATATAACCCAATACAGAGAAAGGATGGAGATCATTCCCATCCTAGGGCACTTGAAGGAAGCTTGCCTATGCAAAGGCTTTGGTTCGACCCTTACAGGATCAGCCCTCAAATGGCTGCTAAC CAGAATCATCgagaagatcactagtgatctttacCGGGTGGTTCAATATCCTAAGGAAAAACTTATGGACTTTGTTAACAGGTTTGGCAGGGAGGCTCTGAGCATCCCCAAGATCAACATGGCCACCGCTGTAGAAGCCTTTAAAATGGGACTAAGAAAGGATTCACCCTTCTATGAAGACCTTGTGATGACCCCATGCAAAAGATTGGATGAAGTCAGGTGTCGAGCGTTGAGGTTCATAAGGTTTGAAGAGGATAGAGAGATCCAAAAAAGAAGCAACCCTTCGGATCAATATGAGAACCCCAACAGGAAGCCCGAATCCTCGACTCAAAGATCCTATAAATCGAAGCCCTATTCCAAACCGGTTCATCACAGGGTTAATGCCCTTAAAGATGGAGGAGAAGAGGAAGAGCTTCCTAAAATCACTGACTATTGTTTTTCTGTGGATGTTTCAGGTGTAATTCATGTTATGCAAGATCTTGGAGATAAAGCAAGATGGCCAAAGAGAGACAGCAAGTCCACTACTTGGAAAGACAAGTCTAAATGGTGTGCCTACCATGAAGACTTTTGCCACATGACGGAGGACTGCATATCCCTACGAAAAGAAATCAACTACCTCCTTAGTAAAGGACACCTCAAAGAGATCCTCATGAGAAAAAGAGAAACATCCAAGGAGAACAGCCAGGATGATCACAAGATCCGAAAGAAACCAGGATCTCCACCCTCTGACGCTAGGACAATTAATGTTATCTTAGGCAGATCTAATATCTGTGGTCCCTCTTATTTTCAGGCTAAAAGACACACCAAGGTCTCTAAAACCAAAAAGGAGGACATACCACAAAAGAATACCATGATTAGCATCATCACCATGACGGACTCGTGA